From the Paludisphaera mucosa genome, one window contains:
- a CDS encoding serine/threonine-protein kinase, with protein sequence MASPDKSRSDERTPADLLPVLQSSGILSERMFDEIRSRVEHGEYPSDPTTLAERLMRDQLVTPYQARRLLANKAYGLLVGRYVILDRIGSGSMGRVYKAHHQMMDRVVALKIIAPEIAANERVVARFQREMKLVGRLDHPNVVRAFDADRANRVLYIVMEYVNGESLGDRLRRGPIPAPEMIDYAAQAALGLAHAHSQGMVHRDIKPSNILLSEDKKVKILDLGLGVLMEADDGATFATADGIAVGTVDYMSPEQALGKDVDGRSDLFSLGCAMYHLMTGKLAFPGESPIDRLGRRINNRHVPISEHLPDLPASAQRVIDKLMAFKPQDRYENATEAAEALQALIRPRNRKPAPAPIPAPTPNVKAPEAAAVDVAPRSLKASPPPQPLYPSWFSPLARAAASRPNVLLTLGIAALALTFAAGVFVGYLLK encoded by the coding sequence ATGGCGAGCCCCGACAAGTCGAGATCGGACGAGCGGACGCCGGCGGACCTGCTGCCGGTGCTCCAAAGCTCGGGCATCCTCAGCGAGCGGATGTTCGACGAGATCCGCAGCCGCGTCGAGCACGGCGAGTATCCGTCCGACCCGACGACGCTGGCCGAACGGCTGATGCGCGACCAGCTCGTCACCCCGTACCAGGCCCGCCGGCTGCTCGCCAACAAGGCGTACGGCCTGCTCGTCGGCCGGTACGTCATCCTCGACCGGATCGGCTCGGGGTCGATGGGGCGGGTGTACAAGGCCCACCATCAGATGATGGACCGGGTGGTCGCCCTCAAGATCATCGCCCCCGAGATCGCCGCCAACGAGCGCGTGGTCGCCCGATTCCAGCGCGAAATGAAGCTGGTCGGCCGCCTCGACCACCCCAACGTCGTCCGCGCATTCGACGCCGATCGCGCCAACCGCGTGCTCTACATCGTCATGGAGTACGTCAACGGCGAGAGCCTCGGCGACCGCCTCCGCCGCGGGCCGATCCCCGCCCCGGAGATGATCGACTACGCCGCCCAGGCCGCCCTCGGCCTGGCCCACGCGCATTCCCAGGGCATGGTCCACCGCGACATCAAGCCGTCGAACATCCTCCTGAGCGAGGACAAGAAGGTCAAAATCCTGGACCTGGGCCTGGGCGTCCTGATGGAAGCCGACGACGGGGCGACGTTCGCCACCGCCGACGGGATCGCCGTCGGTACCGTCGACTACATGTCGCCGGAGCAGGCGCTCGGCAAGGACGTCGACGGCCGCAGCGACCTGTTCAGCCTGGGCTGCGCGATGTACCACCTCATGACCGGCAAGCTCGCCTTCCCCGGCGAGTCGCCGATCGACCGCCTGGGACGGCGGATCAACAACCGCCACGTCCCCATCTCCGAACACCTGCCGGACCTTCCCGCCAGCGCCCAGCGGGTCATCGACAAGCTCATGGCCTTCAAGCCCCAGGACCGCTACGAGAACGCCACCGAGGCCGCCGAGGCGCTCCAGGCCCTCATCCGCCCCAGGAACCGAAAGCCTGCCCCCGCCCCGATCCCCGCCCCCACCCCCAACGTCAAGGCCCCCGAAGCGGCCGCCGTCGACGTCGCCCCTCGGTCGCTCAAGGCGTCCCCGCCGCCCCAGCCCCTATACCCATCCTGGTTTTCCCCGCTCGCCAGGGCTGCCGCCTCCAGGCCTAACGTCCTCCTGACGCTCGGAATCGCGGCACTCGCACTGACGTTCGCGGCGGGTGTCTTCGTCGGCTATCTGTTGAAGTGA
- a CDS encoding HAD family hydrolase, with amino-acid sequence MAAPSDPQLALRQFPRRHDFFVGIDSDGCAFDTMEVKHKECFIPNIINSYDLAAVSKYVREAAEFVNLYSHWRGINRFPALVMAFDLVMNRPEIVARRFRLPALDGVRAWVKRETKLSNPTLKVEVEATQDADLALAYEWSEAVNRTIGEMVHDVPPFPYVRESLECLGDKADVMVVSATPGEALDREWEENGIKRHVGLIAGQELGSKKEHLALAAVGKYDADKILMIGDAPGDMKAALDNGVLFYPIDPGHEDESWQRFFEESLPKFLNGEFAGPYMQAQIARFQALLPSTPPWKTS; translated from the coding sequence ATGGCGGCGCCGAGCGACCCCCAGCTTGCCTTGCGCCAGTTTCCCAGGCGGCACGACTTCTTCGTCGGGATCGACAGCGACGGCTGCGCCTTCGACACGATGGAGGTGAAGCACAAGGAGTGCTTCATCCCCAACATCATCAACTCCTACGACCTCGCGGCGGTCTCGAAGTACGTACGCGAGGCCGCCGAATTCGTGAACCTGTATTCCCACTGGCGGGGCATCAACCGCTTTCCGGCCCTGGTCATGGCGTTCGACCTCGTCATGAACCGTCCCGAGATCGTCGCCCGGCGGTTCCGGCTCCCCGCCCTCGACGGCGTCCGCGCCTGGGTCAAGCGTGAGACCAAGCTCTCGAACCCGACGCTCAAGGTGGAAGTCGAGGCGACGCAGGACGCCGACCTGGCCCTGGCGTACGAATGGAGCGAGGCGGTCAATCGGACGATCGGCGAGATGGTGCACGACGTCCCCCCCTTCCCGTACGTCCGCGAGTCGCTCGAATGCCTGGGCGACAAGGCCGACGTCATGGTCGTCTCGGCCACCCCCGGCGAGGCCCTCGATCGCGAGTGGGAGGAGAACGGGATCAAGCGGCACGTCGGCCTGATCGCCGGCCAGGAGCTGGGGAGCAAGAAGGAGCACCTGGCGCTCGCGGCCGTCGGCAAGTATGACGCCGACAAGATCCTCATGATCGGCGACGCCCCCGGCGACATGAAAGCCGCCCTCGACAACGGCGTGCTCTTCTACCCCATCGACCCCGGCCATGAGGACGAGTCGTGGCAGCGCTTCTTCGAGGAATCGCTCCCCAAATTCCTCAACGGCGAATTCGCCGGCCCCTACATGCAGGCTCAGATCGCGCGGTTCCAGGCCCTCCTGCCGAGCACGCCGCCCTGGAAGACGTCCTGA
- a CDS encoding diphosphate--fructose-6-phosphate 1-phosphotransferase — MPPRNVVVAQSGGPTCVINNSLRGIVETCRRHPGAFGKVYGGRFGIEGVLKEELIDLSATSAEEIALLRTSPAAGSIGTCRYKLKKGLDEDFARVVEVFKAHDVGTFFYIGGNDSQDTAHKISVLARDAGLDLVAVGVPKTIDNDLGDAGFELLDHSPGYGSVARYYAHYVSQANEENAGSSPADPVLVIQAMGRKIGFIPAAARLADPERKLPIQIYLTESGLTLQQLGENVVRQLESDGRCIVVVSEGFDVGEVGSIRDNFGHVQFSSSQQTVAQVVVNYLNTLKFPVPGKARGQVPGTDQRNAIAYASVVDLDEAYGVGCHAVEIALKEGNGWMATILRDRSGSAYNVHYDKAPLEQVANSERFFPKEWIAPNRIDVTDDFVEYARPLIGEDWVSVPTVGGLPRFARIAPVFAPKKLASYTPQTYRK; from the coding sequence ATGCCTCCCCGCAACGTCGTCGTGGCCCAGTCCGGCGGGCCGACCTGCGTCATCAACAACTCGCTGCGAGGGATCGTCGAGACCTGCCGGCGTCACCCCGGGGCCTTCGGCAAGGTCTACGGCGGCCGATTCGGGATCGAGGGGGTGCTCAAGGAGGAGTTGATCGACCTGTCGGCGACTTCGGCCGAGGAGATCGCCCTGTTGCGGACCTCGCCGGCCGCCGGCTCGATCGGCACCTGCCGCTACAAGCTCAAGAAGGGGCTCGACGAGGACTTCGCCCGCGTCGTCGAGGTCTTCAAGGCGCACGACGTCGGCACCTTCTTCTACATCGGCGGCAACGACTCGCAGGACACGGCCCATAAAATCAGCGTCCTCGCCCGCGACGCCGGCCTGGACCTCGTCGCGGTGGGGGTCCCCAAGACGATCGACAACGACCTGGGCGACGCCGGTTTCGAGCTTCTCGACCACTCGCCGGGCTACGGCTCGGTGGCGCGTTACTACGCGCACTACGTCAGTCAGGCCAACGAGGAGAACGCCGGGTCGTCGCCGGCCGACCCGGTGCTGGTGATCCAGGCGATGGGCCGGAAGATCGGCTTCATCCCCGCCGCCGCAAGGCTGGCCGACCCCGAGCGCAAGCTGCCGATCCAGATCTACCTGACCGAGTCGGGCCTGACGCTCCAACAACTCGGCGAGAACGTCGTCCGCCAGCTCGAATCGGACGGTCGGTGCATCGTCGTGGTCAGCGAGGGCTTCGACGTCGGCGAGGTGGGGTCGATCCGCGACAACTTCGGGCATGTGCAGTTCAGCTCCAGCCAGCAGACCGTGGCGCAGGTCGTGGTCAATTACCTGAACACGCTCAAATTCCCGGTCCCCGGCAAGGCCCGCGGGCAGGTCCCGGGGACCGACCAGCGCAACGCGATCGCCTACGCCAGCGTGGTCGATCTCGACGAGGCCTACGGCGTCGGCTGCCACGCCGTCGAGATCGCGCTCAAGGAGGGGAACGGCTGGATGGCCACGATCCTCCGCGACCGATCGGGCTCGGCCTACAACGTCCATTACGACAAGGCCCCGCTGGAGCAGGTCGCCAACTCCGAGCGGTTCTTCCCCAAGGAGTGGATCGCCCCCAACCGGATCGACGTGACCGACGACTTCGTCGAGTACGCGCGTCCGCTGATCGGCGAGGACTGGGTGAGCGTGCCCACGGTGGGCGGCCTGCCGCGGTTCGCCCGGATCGCCCCGGTCTTCGCCCCCAAGAAGCTCGCGTCGTACACGCCGCAGACGTATCGCAAGTGA
- the gnd gene encoding decarboxylating NADP(+)-dependent phosphogluconate dehydrogenase — translation MAAIQPTADIGLVGLAVMGENLVLNMANHGYTVAVFNRTTSKVDAFLADRAKDKPILGAHSVEELVANLKRPRKIMIMVKAGAPVDQVIDELVPLLEPGDVLIDGGNSHFPDSTRRTRALKEKGILYVGTGVSGGEEGALKGPSIMPGGNPDAWPLVKPIFQAIAARAPDGTPCCDWVGPEGSGHYVKMVHNGIEYGDMQLICEAYFVMRKLLGMEPAALHDVFDRWNQGPLDSYLVEITRDILAQKDDETGKPMIDVILDTAGQKGTGKWTVISACDLGVPLTLISEAVFARTLSSQKDERVAASKILKVHPTSFNGNRQAMVDDVERALYASKIISYAQGFALMRGMAKESGWEINNGAVAMMWRGGCIIRSAFLGRIKEAFDRDPNLTNLLIDPFFAQEIGRAEEGWRRVCAAAITHGIPVPAMTSALSYFDGYRTAQLPANLLQAQRDFFGAHTYERTDKPRGQYFHTNWTGRGGTTASTTYNA, via the coding sequence ATGGCCGCCATCCAACCGACCGCCGACATCGGGCTCGTGGGCCTCGCCGTGATGGGCGAGAACCTCGTGCTGAACATGGCCAACCACGGGTACACGGTGGCCGTCTTCAACCGGACCACGTCGAAGGTCGACGCCTTCCTCGCCGATCGGGCCAAGGACAAGCCCATCCTCGGCGCGCACTCCGTCGAGGAACTGGTCGCCAACCTCAAGCGGCCCCGCAAGATCATGATCATGGTCAAGGCCGGCGCGCCGGTGGACCAGGTGATCGACGAGCTGGTCCCGCTGCTGGAGCCGGGCGACGTCCTGATCGACGGCGGCAACTCGCACTTCCCCGATTCGACGCGACGGACCCGCGCCCTCAAGGAGAAGGGGATCCTGTACGTCGGCACCGGCGTCTCCGGTGGCGAGGAGGGGGCCCTCAAGGGGCCCTCGATCATGCCCGGCGGCAACCCCGACGCCTGGCCCCTGGTCAAGCCGATCTTCCAGGCGATCGCCGCCCGCGCCCCCGACGGCACCCCGTGCTGCGACTGGGTCGGCCCCGAGGGGTCCGGGCACTACGTCAAGATGGTGCACAACGGCATCGAATACGGCGACATGCAGCTCATCTGCGAAGCCTATTTCGTCATGCGGAAGCTGCTGGGCATGGAGCCCGCAGCCCTCCACGACGTCTTCGACCGATGGAACCAGGGGCCGCTCGACAGCTATCTGGTCGAGATCACCCGCGACATCCTCGCCCAGAAGGACGACGAGACCGGCAAGCCGATGATCGACGTGATCCTCGACACCGCCGGCCAGAAGGGGACGGGCAAGTGGACGGTCATCTCGGCGTGCGACCTGGGCGTGCCGCTCACCTTGATCTCCGAGGCCGTCTTCGCGCGGACGCTCTCCTCCCAGAAGGATGAGCGAGTGGCGGCGTCCAAGATCCTCAAGGTCCACCCCACGTCGTTCAACGGCAACCGCCAGGCGATGGTCGACGACGTCGAGCGGGCGCTCTACGCCAGCAAGATCATCTCCTACGCCCAGGGATTCGCCCTGATGCGGGGGATGGCCAAGGAGTCGGGCTGGGAGATCAACAACGGGGCCGTCGCCATGATGTGGCGGGGCGGTTGCATCATCCGGAGCGCCTTCCTGGGGCGGATCAAGGAAGCCTTCGACCGCGACCCGAACCTCACCAACCTGCTGATCGACCCCTTCTTCGCCCAGGAGATCGGCCGCGCCGAGGAGGGCTGGCGACGTGTCTGCGCCGCGGCGATCACCCACGGGATCCCGGTCCCGGCGATGACCTCGGCGCTCTCCTACTTCGACGGCTACCGCACGGCCCAGCTCCCGGCCAACCTGCTCCAGGCCCAGCGCGACTTCTTCGGCGCCCACACCTACGAACGTACCGACAAGCCCCGCGGCCAGTATTTTCACACCAACTGGACCGGCCGCGGCGGGACCACCGCCTCGACGACGTATAATGCCTGA
- a CDS encoding serine/threonine-protein kinase produces MTSVPVMDDRLHAASAVADAAVQGASSSNAPSAPPSNRPPLDLEATRLHVARQSPRTRTQPPGPPAETPAEPVWNDDLIGRKLSQYRILEDLGRGSMARVFKAWHLGLERTCALKIIDPTLVARRPILRDQFWAEARAAANLVHPQVVTIHNLGSDSGYNFIEMEYVPGSVSLRDSLVKDGPFEAQRAARLVRQVLLALGAAHESGIIHRDVKPANVLLTADGNAKLADFGLAQTRAKLTGANLPLAGTPTFMAPELFTGTPASPQSDIYSVGVMFYYLLTGRLPFTSDRIASLINLHQSEAVPDLRKILPGVHPRLVELIERCLAKSPGDRFATAEELSDQLQMLMHQLRDTEGILRESLQGVDSFIQGTRDTFRVLLPQPGDRLQEVMIEVNDGEEGKDERYLSVFSVCGPAEPSYYGYALALNSRLTFGGLSIRYVLGSPMLVMSRTFVRDRMRVSDLRDAILEIAHNADRIEARMTRLDLY; encoded by the coding sequence GTGACCTCCGTCCCGGTCATGGACGACCGCCTGCACGCCGCGTCGGCCGTCGCCGACGCCGCGGTCCAGGGCGCTTCGTCGTCGAACGCACCATCCGCCCCCCCCTCGAACCGGCCCCCACTCGACCTGGAGGCCACACGCCTGCACGTCGCCCGCCAATCGCCCAGAACTCGCACGCAGCCCCCCGGTCCCCCCGCCGAGACCCCGGCCGAACCGGTCTGGAACGACGACCTCATCGGCCGCAAGCTGTCCCAGTACCGGATCCTCGAGGACCTGGGACGGGGGTCGATGGCCCGGGTCTTCAAGGCCTGGCACCTGGGGCTCGAACGAACCTGCGCCCTCAAGATCATCGACCCGACCCTGGTGGCCCGCCGCCCCATCCTCCGCGACCAGTTCTGGGCGGAGGCCCGTGCGGCGGCCAACCTGGTGCACCCGCAGGTCGTCACGATCCACAACCTGGGCTCCGACTCGGGCTACAACTTCATCGAGATGGAGTATGTCCCGGGCAGCGTCAGCCTGCGCGACTCGCTCGTCAAGGACGGCCCCTTCGAGGCCCAGCGGGCCGCGCGGCTGGTCCGGCAGGTCTTGCTCGCGCTCGGCGCGGCTCACGAGTCGGGGATCATCCATCGCGACGTGAAGCCGGCCAACGTGCTCCTCACGGCCGACGGCAACGCCAAGCTCGCCGACTTCGGGCTGGCCCAGACGCGGGCGAAGCTCACGGGGGCCAACCTCCCCCTGGCCGGCACGCCGACCTTCATGGCGCCCGAGCTGTTCACCGGCACCCCGGCAAGCCCCCAGTCCGACATCTACTCCGTCGGCGTGATGTTCTACTACCTGCTGACGGGTCGGCTGCCGTTCACCTCCGATCGGATCGCCAGCCTGATCAACCTCCACCAGAGCGAGGCCGTCCCCGACCTGAGGAAGATCCTGCCGGGCGTCCACCCGCGTCTGGTCGAGCTGATCGAGCGCTGCCTGGCGAAGTCGCCCGGCGACCGATTCGCCACGGCCGAGGAGCTGAGCGACCAGCTCCAGATGCTGATGCATCAGCTTCGCGACACCGAGGGCATCCTGCGCGAGAGCCTGCAAGGCGTCGACTCGTTCATCCAGGGCACGCGCGACACGTTCCGCGTCCTGCTCCCGCAGCCGGGCGACCGGCTCCAGGAGGTCATGATCGAGGTCAACGACGGCGAGGAAGGGAAGGACGAGCGTTACCTCTCGGTCTTCTCGGTATGCGGGCCGGCGGAGCCTTCCTATTATGGATACGCCCTGGCCCTGAACAGCCGGCTGACCTTCGGCGGCCTCTCGATCCGCTACGTACTGGGCTCGCCGATGCTCGTGATGTCGCGGACGTTCGTCCGCGATCGGATGCGGGTGAGCGACCTCCGCGACGCGATCCTGGAGATCGCCCACAACGCCGACCGGATCGAGGCCCGGATGACCCGGCTCGACCTCTACTGA
- a CDS encoding DUF1501 domain-containing protein, producing MTRRTLIRAGTLGLSGMTLADLLRARAAGGVAKRGADDPSVILIWLDGGPPQHETYDPKPDAAAEVRGPIGSIATAVPGIRISELLPRHAAMMDKVSLLRSVHHDNDDHFTAAHWMLTGYSGPNGINQTPVNPSFGSVLSRVKGGKKAGIPAYVGLPNTHTVGLPIGYHGAAYLGRSFDPFNADGDPNTDAYHATSLDLPAGVDVGRLGSRRELLSRFDAARERIDRFAGASDVDRFQDAALAMISGPEARAAFDLGREPAHLRDRYGRHTWGQSALLARRLVEAGVRFVTLTFGGWDWHASIEKGMHNVLPVLDAAVAGLIEDLNQRGLLESTIVLVMGEFGRSPRLNNGLPQDPIPGRDHNGRVMSVLVAGGGFAGGQTIGASDPRGGSPADRPVRPQDIIVTLYDRLGVDPETTFQDRTGRPITVGSTGMIIPELSGSTGRA from the coding sequence ATGACCCGGCGAACGCTCATTCGCGCCGGCACGCTCGGCCTGTCGGGGATGACCCTCGCCGACCTGCTTCGGGCGAGGGCCGCCGGCGGGGTGGCGAAGCGAGGGGCCGACGACCCTTCCGTCATCCTCATCTGGTTGGACGGCGGGCCGCCCCAGCATGAGACCTACGATCCCAAGCCCGACGCCGCCGCCGAGGTGCGCGGCCCGATCGGCTCGATCGCGACGGCGGTCCCCGGGATCCGGATCTCGGAACTGCTCCCGCGGCACGCGGCGATGATGGACAAGGTCTCGCTGCTCCGCTCGGTGCACCACGACAACGACGACCATTTCACGGCCGCCCACTGGATGCTGACCGGCTACTCGGGCCCCAACGGCATCAACCAGACGCCCGTCAACCCGTCGTTCGGCTCGGTCCTCTCGCGCGTCAAGGGGGGCAAGAAGGCCGGCATCCCGGCCTACGTGGGCCTCCCGAACACCCACACCGTGGGGCTGCCGATCGGATACCACGGCGCGGCCTACCTGGGACGCAGTTTCGACCCGTTCAACGCCGACGGCGACCCCAACACCGACGCGTATCACGCCACCAGCCTCGATCTGCCGGCGGGGGTGGACGTCGGTCGCCTCGGGTCGCGTCGCGAGTTGCTTTCCCGCTTCGACGCCGCCCGCGAGCGGATCGACCGCTTCGCCGGGGCTTCGGACGTCGACCGCTTCCAGGACGCGGCGTTGGCGATGATCAGCGGCCCGGAGGCCCGCGCGGCGTTCGACCTTGGCCGCGAACCCGCCCACCTCCGCGACCGCTACGGCCGCCACACCTGGGGCCAGAGCGCCCTGCTCGCCCGCCGCCTGGTCGAGGCCGGGGTCCGGTTCGTGACCCTGACCTTCGGCGGCTGGGACTGGCACGCGAGCATCGAGAAGGGGATGCACAACGTGCTCCCCGTGCTCGACGCCGCGGTGGCCGGCCTGATCGAAGACCTCAACCAGCGCGGGCTGCTGGAGTCGACGATCGTCCTCGTGATGGGCGAGTTCGGCCGGTCGCCCCGGCTCAACAACGGCCTGCCGCAGGATCCGATCCCGGGCCGCGACCACAACGGCCGGGTCATGAGCGTGCTCGTCGCCGGCGGCGGCTTCGCGGGCGGCCAGACCATCGGCGCATCCGACCCGCGCGGGGGCTCGCCGGCCGATCGTCCCGTCCGGCCGCAAGACATCATCGTCACGCTCTACGACCGCCTCGGCGTCGATCCCGAGACGACGTTCCAGGACCGCACCGGCCGACCGATCACCGTCGGGTCGACCGGGATGATCATCCCCGAGCTGTCGGGGTCGACCGGCCGGGCCTGA
- a CDS encoding SpoIVB peptidase S55 domain-containing protein, with the protein MRSMTVRRGGVVLGMGWALALLGASTAALAGEPDAKTYWDVKDLRPGMKGVGQTVMVGTKLEEFGAEVLGVMRDVSPGRDMVLCRLTGCNLEHAGIIQGMSGSPIYIDGKLVGAVAFAWEFAKDPIAGVTPFQQMVQYVRASDRKVAAEARDKDVNTPIQASVSYLMDVDGPIGDEPAANRSAMPLRVSGGGAGMIPIATPLAASGFSPRALAMLDDKLRPLGMAPMSGGRAGDEIVRGEGDKPLAPGSPLSIAMVMGDFDLSGIGTVTHVEGDRVYGFGHPMFSLGNCEFPMMTGYIHTVYPRASVSMKMGSPLKVVGVVDADVSTGVAGRVGAKPDMLPMTVRVKTGKYADAHTYKVQMVREPSLTSSLMMSVLTSAIDTEGNLPEELTARLKAEVHLHDRETIVMQDTFSGPRYTGQMGASALFGPLSSIVNILVKNPMAPVRIESIDCDVEIEDGRRVATIESVRLQSVTVEPGQTLRAFVTLKPYKGEREVVEAAVKIPGDFPEGNHEAVVCDLSGSARRRFRNDPVLNEPRDLQAILASLKMQTEPKRTEVYLHVQTPDRGLAVNGESLPNLPASARAAFGSKRQAPASAIRSDLIQAAATPWVVEGNQTLQFTVAKDAGLSLSLK; encoded by the coding sequence ATGCGATCCATGACGGTCCGGCGAGGTGGAGTCGTGCTGGGGATGGGTTGGGCCCTGGCCCTGCTGGGGGCGTCGACCGCGGCGCTCGCCGGCGAGCCCGACGCCAAGACGTACTGGGACGTGAAGGACCTGCGACCGGGGATGAAGGGCGTCGGCCAGACCGTGATGGTGGGGACGAAGCTCGAGGAGTTCGGGGCCGAGGTCCTGGGCGTCATGAGGGACGTCTCCCCCGGCCGCGACATGGTCCTCTGCCGCCTGACCGGCTGCAACCTGGAGCACGCCGGCATCATCCAGGGGATGAGCGGCAGCCCGATCTACATCGACGGCAAGCTCGTCGGGGCCGTGGCCTTCGCCTGGGAGTTCGCGAAGGACCCGATCGCCGGCGTGACCCCCTTCCAGCAGATGGTGCAATACGTCCGCGCCAGCGACCGCAAGGTCGCCGCCGAGGCGCGCGACAAGGACGTGAACACGCCGATCCAGGCCTCCGTGTCGTACCTGATGGACGTCGACGGGCCGATCGGGGACGAACCGGCCGCGAATCGGTCGGCCATGCCGCTGCGGGTCTCGGGCGGCGGCGCGGGGATGATCCCGATCGCCACGCCGCTGGCGGCCTCGGGGTTCAGCCCGCGGGCGTTGGCGATGCTCGACGACAAGCTGCGGCCCCTGGGCATGGCGCCGATGTCGGGCGGTCGCGCGGGCGACGAGATCGTCCGCGGAGAGGGGGACAAGCCGCTCGCGCCCGGCTCGCCGCTCAGCATCGCCATGGTGATGGGCGACTTCGACCTCTCGGGCATCGGCACGGTGACGCACGTCGAGGGCGACCGGGTCTACGGCTTCGGCCACCCGATGTTCAGCCTGGGGAACTGCGAGTTCCCGATGATGACCGGCTACATCCATACCGTGTACCCCCGCGCCAGCGTGAGCATGAAGATGGGCTCGCCGCTCAAGGTGGTGGGCGTGGTCGACGCCGACGTCAGCACGGGCGTCGCGGGACGGGTCGGGGCGAAGCCCGACATGCTGCCGATGACCGTGCGGGTCAAGACCGGCAAGTACGCCGACGCCCACACGTACAAGGTCCAGATGGTCCGCGAGCCGTCGCTGACCTCGTCGCTGATGATGTCGGTCCTCACCAGCGCGATCGACACCGAGGGCAACCTGCCCGAGGAACTCACCGCCCGCCTCAAGGCCGAGGTCCACCTCCACGACCGCGAGACGATCGTGATGCAGGACACGTTCAGCGGCCCCCGCTACACCGGCCAGATGGGGGCCTCGGCCCTGTTCGGGCCGCTCTCGTCGATCGTGAACATCCTCGTCAAGAACCCGATGGCCCCGGTCCGGATCGAGTCGATCGACTGCGACGTCGAGATCGAGGACGGCCGCAGGGTGGCGACGATCGAGTCCGTCCGGCTCCAGTCGGTGACCGTCGAGCCCGGCCAGACCTTGCGGGCGTTCGTCACGCTGAAGCCCTACAAGGGCGAGCGCGAGGTCGTCGAGGCGGCGGTGAAGATCCCCGGCGACTTCCCCGAGGGCAATCACGAGGCCGTCGTCTGCGACCTGTCCGGCAGCGCCCGGCGGCGGTTCCGCAACGATCCGGTCCTGAACGAGCCCCGCGACCTGCAGGCGATCCTGGCCTCGCTCAAGATGCAGACCGAGCCCAAGCGGACCGAGGTCTACCTGCACGTCCAGACGCCCGACCGCGGGCTGGCCGTGAACGGCGAGTCGCTGCCCAACCTACCCGCCAGCGCCCGGGCGGCGTTCGGCTCGAAACGGCAGGCGCCTGCGTCGGCCATCCGCTCGGACCTGATCCAGGCCGCGGCCACCCCCTGGGTCGTCGAAGGCAACCAGACGCTGCAGTTCACGGTGGCCAAGGACGCCGGGCTCTCGTTATCGTTGAAGTGA
- a CDS encoding DUF1559 family PulG-like putative transporter, with product MSRSPTFRAGRGGSAAPAGLSVADVVVGLFVLGVVFLFILMGLTRARESARLSMCQRNLAQVGQALAYYDGASRSLPPVAVPLRIDESMDKAPPGPLATMLEALGVPSLLGVDREGSNLPGLRGPTPQGIPVAGFLCPSDSEVMSGRFPSPVSYRANVGSDLGGSDGPFAVGRSYRLAEVERRDGLSFTAAFCERLVGNGRDERAPANYQVVDLTNSAAGDGAQVWTDGPWKGDAGSTWKPADFRYTLYNHVSPPWLPVSRVARDGRSADVTASSAHVQGLNLLMLDGSARVVTPSVAPEVWRAYGSVGPEPAQPPASSPLRN from the coding sequence GTGTCGCGGTCACCCACGTTTCGCGCCGGTCGGGGCGGTTCAGCCGCCCCCGCCGGACTCTCCGTGGCCGACGTCGTGGTCGGCCTCTTCGTACTCGGGGTCGTCTTCCTCTTCATCCTGATGGGGCTGACGCGGGCCCGCGAATCGGCCCGGTTGTCCATGTGCCAGCGCAACCTGGCCCAGGTCGGCCAGGCGCTCGCCTATTACGACGGAGCCTCCCGCTCCTTGCCCCCCGTTGCAGTCCCTCTCCGCATCGACGAGTCGATGGACAAGGCCCCGCCGGGACCGCTCGCGACGATGCTCGAGGCCCTGGGGGTGCCGAGCCTGCTCGGCGTCGACCGCGAGGGGAGCAACCTCCCCGGCCTCCGCGGCCCGACGCCCCAGGGGATTCCGGTGGCCGGCTTCCTTTGCCCCAGCGACTCCGAGGTCATGTCCGGCCGTTTCCCATCGCCGGTCAGTTATCGCGCAAACGTCGGCTCGGACCTGGGCGGTAGCGACGGCCCATTCGCCGTCGGCCGGTCGTATCGCCTGGCCGAGGTCGAACGCCGAGACGGCCTGAGCTTCACCGCCGCCTTCTGCGAGCGACTCGTCGGAAACGGCCGCGACGAACGGGCGCCGGCGAACTACCAGGTCGTCGACCTCACCAACTCCGCCGCGGGGGATGGGGCCCAGGTCTGGACGGACGGTCCCTGGAAAGGCGACGCCGGTTCCACATGGAAGCCCGCGGATTTCCGCTACACCCTGTACAACCACGTCTCGCCGCCCTGGCTCCCCGTTTCGCGGGTAGCGCGGGACGGCCGCTCGGCCGACGTCACGGCGTCGAGCGCGCACGTCCAGGGCCTGAATCTCTTGATGCTCGATGGCTCGGCCCGCGTCGTCACGCCGTCGGTCGCCCCCGAGGTCTGGCGGGCCTACGGTTCCGTCGGTCCCGAGCCCGCCCAACCGCCAGCCTCGTCCCCACTCAGGAACTGA